In Arachis hypogaea cultivar Tifrunner chromosome 17, arahy.Tifrunner.gnm2.J5K5, whole genome shotgun sequence, a single window of DNA contains:
- the LOC140180601 gene encoding uncharacterized protein: MAPRPFAQWGVDLLGPFPPGPGQVKYLIVAIDYYTKWVEAEPLASISSANCQKFMWRQVVTRTSPPQSSTDETPFGLTYGVDTVILVEVGEPSPRLLLGGGNKAVKKDLIDETRQMAHLTETAIKQMIALRYNGKVLKRSLGEGDLVLRRNDIRLPTPGEGKLAANWEGPYRVREVLGKGAYKLESLDGSEVPRTWNMANLKWFYS; encoded by the exons ATGGCGCCCCGACCTTTCgcccaatggggagtcgacctatTAGGGCCATTCCCACCTGGTCCTGGACAAGTAAAATACTTGATAGTAGCcatagactactacaccaaatgggtggaagcagaACCACTAGCTAGCATATCTTCAGCAAATTGCCAAAAATTCATGTGGAGGCAAGTAGTCACCAG AACCTCCCCACCCCAATCATCTACCGACGAAACCCCCTTCGGACTCACATACGGGGTCGACACAGTCATTCTAGTCGAAGTCGGAGAGCCAAGTCCAAGGTTACTCCTCGGAGGGGGAAACAAGGCAGTCAAAAAAGATCTGATTGACGAAACAAGACAAATGGCACATCTAACAGAGACAGCAATCAAGCAAATGATAGCCCTAAGGTACAATGGCAAAGTGCTGAAAAGAAGTCTCGGAGAAGGCGACTTGGTCTTACGACGTAACGACATAAGGCTGCCAACCCCAGGAGAAGGCAAGTTAGCCGCGAACTGGGAAGGCCCTTACAGGGTAAGAGAAGTCCTCGGCAAGGGCGCCTACAAGTTGGAGAGTTTGGATGGAAGCGAGGTACCGAGAACATGGAATATGGCAAACCTAAAATGGTTCTACTCATAA